From the genome of Parazoarcus communis, one region includes:
- a CDS encoding ArsI/CadI family heavy metal resistance metalloenzyme — MKRFHVHLAVDDLATSIAFYSRLFGQSPSKQQQDYAKWMLDDPRLNFAISARGHATGLNHFGMQTDSPEELADLKALADDASGGMTLDQGEANCCYARSEKHWTVDPQGVAWEHFFTMGDIATYGEDAAVQVGACCAPSDAPDAAATQASAACCVPGVAGRNQDSCCR, encoded by the coding sequence ATGAAACGCTTTCACGTACACCTTGCGGTCGACGATCTCGCGACAAGCATCGCCTTCTACAGCAGGCTTTTCGGGCAAAGTCCGTCGAAGCAGCAGCAGGACTACGCGAAGTGGATGCTCGATGATCCACGCCTGAACTTTGCCATCTCTGCGCGGGGGCACGCGACCGGCCTTAACCACTTTGGCATGCAAACCGATTCCCCCGAAGAACTGGCGGACCTCAAGGCGCTGGCGGACGATGCCTCTGGCGGCATGACGCTGGATCAGGGTGAGGCGAACTGCTGCTACGCCAGGAGCGAGAAGCACTGGACGGTCGACCCTCAGGGGGTGGCGTGGGAGCACTTTTTCACGATGGGTGATATCGCGACCTATGGTGAAGACGCTGCAGTGCAAGTGGGCGCGTGCTGTGCCCCGTCGGATGCGCCGGATGCCGCCGCAACGCAAGCGTCTGCTGCCTGCTGCGTGCCGGGTGTGGCGGGGCGGAATCAGGATTCGTGTTGCCGCTGA
- a CDS encoding sigma-70 family RNA polymerase sigma factor, with amino-acid sequence MQAADDDLGAAFARLRQSLRSYLRRRVSDPAQAEDLLQDVFVKALASQQAGRHIDNLTGWLYAAARTAVADHYRSAGVSMEALDDEMPCAELDDMRMHQALSACLRPFVDQLAPRYREALIATDFEGETMRSVAEKQGVSVSAIKSRVVRARAMLKDKVLACCHVEITDATVSDYHRISSSSCGGKCT; translated from the coding sequence ATGCAAGCGGCAGATGACGACCTCGGCGCGGCTTTTGCCCGCTTGCGGCAAAGCCTGCGCAGCTATCTGCGCCGGCGTGTTTCTGATCCCGCGCAGGCAGAGGACTTGCTGCAGGATGTTTTCGTGAAGGCACTCGCGTCACAGCAGGCCGGACGTCACATCGACAACCTGACGGGATGGCTCTATGCCGCCGCTCGAACGGCGGTTGCAGACCACTACCGCAGCGCAGGCGTTTCGATGGAGGCGCTCGACGACGAGATGCCCTGTGCCGAACTCGACGACATGCGAATGCATCAGGCACTTTCGGCCTGCCTGCGCCCTTTCGTGGATCAGCTTGCGCCGCGCTACCGGGAGGCGCTGATCGCGACCGACTTCGAGGGTGAAACGATGCGCTCGGTCGCCGAGAAGCAGGGCGTGTCGGTGTCGGCGATCAAGAGCCGGGTTGTGCGTGCGCGTGCGATGCTCAAGGACAAGGTGCTGGCATGCTGTCATGTCGAGATCACCGACGCCACGGTCAGTGACTACCATCGTATTTCGTCGTCGAGTTGCGGCGGGAAATGCACGTGA
- a CDS encoding HD domain-containing phosphohydrolase, with protein sequence MSVRIMTRNFPLHVHISTLFAVLIVLLGGVIGGLGYHFSHNMLETVADDLAQRITRETLGTLDGIFAPARMAIGLLAREPGLSASSLDARLASADFIRTALLHSTALSSLYVGYPNGDFLFMRRILNEAERVSLDAPEGTAFVIQSIEHGTPSKGEYRYLDAALNPLRIDDRPDYAAQYDPRRRPWFSDALASGGPVQTAPYVFYSNRKVGATLATPARVVDGAVIGADIQLATLSSNLAKLKVTPNSELALLDGEGFVVAYSGDRELTGEISTEHDEPGLIRVESFGVPALESVSSALSEVVGNTMLVRRTSIDSENWRVGIQRLPSAGPTLYLVTAAPESELLAAAFTIRNASAWITALVVLLSIPLTWALARALTGPLRVLVGEVEAIRHFNFSAPIMIRSFVTEVRALTVTIGDMKRTIQRFLDINTALAAEHDFDRLLPLLLSETLSAASADSGVVYLCEDARISAMATQGANGEPIDTRLPAIDLAAPHCPAQHALSGVRASAFLLSETDRSALGLPTTQTPMQWAIAVPLRNREGQLIGAMLLLRNSRIEDAQLRFIDALSSAAAVALENQELIKLQRELFDSFVKVIAGAIDAKSPYTGGHCSRVPELVKMLAQAACDATDGPYRNFSLNDQDREALHLAGWLHDCGKVTTPEFVIDKSTKLETIQDRIHEVRMRFEVLKREAEIRTLRAIAAGEPGAAADARMQRELAELDADFAFVAECNIGSEEMQPEAIERLRRIGARTWTRTLDDRIGISHEELARKSREPAAALPALEQVLADKPEHLFERRESERFDEDNPWGFRMDVPQWLYDRGELHNLTVSRGTLTKEERYKINEHIVQTEIMLQQLVYPRHLSNVPEIAAQHHEKMDGTGYPKRLTGEQMSPLARMMAIADIFEALTAIDRPYKRGKTLTESLTIMARMAAENHIDGELFELFLRAGVHLEYARRYMHSEQIDDIDIDAFLAQGR encoded by the coding sequence ATGAGCGTCAGGATCATGACCCGCAACTTTCCACTGCACGTCCATATCTCGACCTTGTTCGCCGTCCTGATCGTTCTTCTCGGCGGGGTAATCGGCGGTCTCGGCTACCACTTCAGCCACAACATGCTGGAAACGGTGGCAGACGACCTAGCCCAGCGCATCACCAGAGAGACCCTGGGCACGCTCGACGGGATCTTTGCCCCTGCACGGATGGCCATTGGCCTGCTTGCACGCGAACCCGGGCTGAGCGCGAGCTCGCTCGACGCCCGCCTCGCCAGTGCCGATTTCATCCGCACCGCGCTGCTGCATTCAACCGCCCTGTCATCGCTCTACGTCGGCTATCCGAACGGCGACTTCCTGTTCATGCGGCGGATCCTCAACGAGGCAGAGCGCGTGAGCCTCGACGCCCCCGAAGGCACGGCATTCGTCATCCAGAGCATCGAACATGGCACGCCGTCCAAGGGCGAATATCGCTATCTCGATGCCGCTCTGAATCCGCTCCGAATCGACGACCGCCCCGACTATGCAGCGCAGTACGACCCCCGCCGGCGCCCCTGGTTCAGCGACGCCCTCGCAAGTGGCGGCCCGGTGCAGACAGCGCCCTACGTGTTCTACTCCAATCGCAAGGTAGGTGCCACACTGGCCACACCGGCACGCGTTGTCGACGGCGCGGTGATCGGTGCCGACATCCAGCTCGCCACCTTGAGCTCCAATCTGGCCAAACTGAAGGTGACACCCAACTCGGAGCTGGCCCTGCTCGATGGCGAAGGCTTCGTCGTCGCCTACAGCGGCGACAGGGAGCTGACAGGCGAGATCTCCACCGAACACGACGAACCGGGCCTGATTCGCGTTGAAAGCTTCGGCGTACCCGCCCTGGAGAGTGTATCCAGCGCCCTGTCGGAGGTCGTCGGCAACACCATGCTTGTGCGGCGGACGTCGATCGACAGCGAGAACTGGCGCGTGGGCATTCAGCGGCTCCCGAGCGCAGGCCCCACGCTCTACCTTGTCACTGCAGCCCCCGAAAGCGAACTGCTTGCGGCAGCATTCACCATCCGCAATGCATCGGCGTGGATCACAGCACTTGTCGTGCTCCTGTCCATCCCTTTGACCTGGGCGCTCGCTCGCGCGCTGACGGGACCATTGCGCGTACTTGTCGGCGAAGTCGAGGCCATTCGGCATTTCAACTTCTCCGCCCCAATCATGATTCGATCCTTCGTCACCGAGGTGCGCGCGCTGACGGTGACGATCGGTGACATGAAGCGCACCATTCAGCGCTTTCTCGATATCAACACCGCACTAGCCGCTGAGCACGATTTCGATCGCCTGCTGCCGTTATTGCTATCAGAAACACTGTCCGCGGCGTCGGCTGATTCCGGGGTCGTCTACCTCTGCGAAGACGCCCGTATCAGCGCGATGGCAACGCAGGGCGCGAACGGCGAGCCCATCGACACCAGGCTACCGGCCATCGATCTCGCAGCACCCCACTGCCCGGCCCAGCACGCCCTGAGCGGGGTCAGGGCGAGTGCCTTTCTGCTCAGCGAAACCGATCGCTCCGCCCTCGGTCTGCCCACAACGCAGACACCCATGCAATGGGCGATCGCCGTTCCATTGAGGAACCGCGAGGGGCAACTCATCGGAGCGATGCTACTACTGCGCAATAGCCGCATCGAGGACGCACAGCTACGCTTCATCGACGCCCTGTCCAGTGCCGCCGCGGTTGCACTGGAGAATCAGGAGCTGATCAAACTGCAGCGCGAGTTGTTCGACTCCTTCGTAAAGGTGATTGCAGGCGCGATCGACGCCAAGAGCCCTTATACCGGCGGTCACTGCAGCAGGGTGCCCGAACTGGTGAAAATGCTCGCGCAAGCTGCCTGCGACGCCACCGACGGGCCCTACCGCAACTTCAGTCTCAACGATCAAGACCGGGAGGCCCTGCATCTCGCAGGATGGCTGCACGACTGTGGCAAGGTCACGACGCCGGAGTTCGTAATCGACAAATCGACCAAGCTCGAAACCATTCAGGACCGCATCCACGAAGTACGCATGCGCTTTGAAGTGCTCAAGCGCGAGGCGGAAATCCGTACCCTGCGCGCCATTGCTGCCGGCGAGCCCGGCGCCGCGGCCGACGCACGCATGCAGCGTGAGCTGGCCGAACTGGACGCCGACTTTGCCTTCGTCGCCGAGTGCAATATCGGCAGCGAAGAGATGCAGCCTGAAGCGATCGAGCGTCTGCGCCGGATTGGCGCCCGCACCTGGACGCGCACCCTGGACGACCGCATCGGCATCTCCCACGAAGAGCTCGCGCGCAAGTCCCGCGAGCCGGCGGCAGCGCTGCCGGCGCTCGAACAGGTGCTCGCGGACAAGCCCGAGCACCTGTTCGAGCGCCGTGAGAGCGAGCGTTTCGATGAGGACAATCCGTGGGGCTTCCGCATGGACGTGCCTCAGTGGCTATATGACAGGGGCGAATTGCACAACCTGACGGTATCGCGCGGAACGCTGACCAAAGAGGAACGCTACAAGATCAACGAGCACATCGTGCAGACCGAGATCATGCTGCAGCAACTGGTTTATCCGCGTCATCTGAGCAACGTCCCCGAGATTGCCGCTCAACATCACGAAAAGATGGACGGCACCGGCTATCCGAAGCGGCTCACCGGTGAGCAGATGAGTCCGCTCGCAAGGATGATGGCGATTGCAGACATCTTCGAGGCCCTGACCGCGATTGATCGCCCCTACAAGCGCGGCAAGACCCTTACCGAATCGCTCACGATCATGGCGCGCATGGCAGCAGAAAACCATATCGATGGCGAGCTGTTCGAACTCTTCCTGCGCGCCGGCGTACATCTCGAATACGCTCGGCGCTACATGCACAGCGAGCAGATCGACGACATCGACATCGACGCCTTTCTCGCTCAAGGGCGTTGA
- a CDS encoding DUF2784 domain-containing protein — protein MPYQTLADTVLLLHFGVVLFVVLGLPAIIIGNKVGWSWVNGFGVRLAHLLAIVVVALQAWLGQYCPLTILESWLRRQGGQSVYASTFIEHWVQRVLYYEAPLWVFATIYTGFGLLVVWAWWRYPPQVSK, from the coding sequence TTGCCTTATCAGACCCTTGCGGATACGGTACTTCTCCTGCACTTCGGCGTCGTCCTGTTCGTGGTGCTGGGCTTGCCGGCCATCATCATCGGAAACAAGGTGGGGTGGTCGTGGGTAAACGGGTTCGGGGTACGCCTGGCGCACTTGCTCGCCATCGTGGTCGTCGCCCTGCAGGCCTGGCTCGGACAATACTGCCCGCTCACAATCCTTGAGTCATGGCTCCGCCGGCAAGGCGGCCAGTCTGTCTACGCAAGCACCTTCATCGAACACTGGGTTCAGCGCGTGCTGTACTACGAGGCGCCGCTGTGGGTCTTCGCCACGATTTACACCGGTTTCGGCCTTCTTGTAGTTTGGGCGTGGTGGCGTTACCCGCCTCAGGTGAGCAAGTGA
- a CDS encoding DUF1272 domain-containing protein — protein MLQLRPNCECCDKDLPPDSAEARICSFECTFCASCADGVLHGVCPNCGGELLARPRRPVAKLEKNPASTERVLNPAGCGKVA, from the coding sequence ATGCTGCAACTTCGTCCCAACTGTGAGTGCTGTGACAAGGATCTGCCGCCGGACTCCGCTGAGGCCCGGATCTGTTCGTTTGAGTGCACCTTCTGCGCGAGTTGCGCGGATGGCGTGTTGCATGGGGTGTGTCCGAATTGCGGTGGCGAACTGCTTGCCCGCCCGCGGCGCCCAGTGGCCAAACTCGAGAAGAATCCGGCCTCGACTGAGCGCGTCTTGAATCCGGCGGGCTGCGGCAAGGTGGCCTGA
- a CDS encoding YMGG-like glycine zipper-containing protein, translated as MSFKSGTRSGVRRSGLLLLLVAGLVGGCAAPPPGHRIGGDEPLPQVARRQATDLVIYPLRGQSQGQQRRDRYECHQWAVDQSGFDPATMSQTPTEVPRVEPSPPAGTGVVQGTVTGAVLGAVVSGPRHGGEGAAVGAVVGAIAGAASDSARQAQAERVQDAYARRAAARDEVYTEKESRYRRAIEACLDGRGYQVR; from the coding sequence ATGTCGTTCAAATCTGGAACTCGATCGGGCGTTCGTCGCTCCGGCTTGCTTCTGCTGCTTGTGGCGGGTCTGGTCGGTGGTTGTGCCGCACCTCCGCCCGGGCATCGTATTGGCGGCGATGAGCCGCTGCCGCAGGTTGCACGCCGGCAGGCTACGGATCTGGTGATCTACCCCTTGCGGGGGCAGAGCCAGGGTCAGCAGCGGCGGGATCGCTATGAGTGCCATCAATGGGCGGTAGATCAGTCGGGCTTCGACCCGGCAACCATGAGTCAGACGCCGACAGAGGTGCCGCGGGTCGAGCCCTCGCCGCCTGCCGGTACGGGTGTTGTTCAGGGCACAGTGACCGGTGCGGTGCTGGGGGCGGTGGTTTCCGGGCCGCGTCATGGGGGCGAAGGTGCCGCCGTCGGCGCGGTTGTCGGCGCAATCGCCGGAGCCGCCAGCGATTCGGCTCGGCAGGCACAGGCGGAGCGCGTCCAGGATGCGTATGCGCGACGTGCCGCAGCGCGTGACGAGGTTTATACCGAAAAGGAAAGCCGCTATCGGCGCGCAATTGAAGCGTGTCTGGATGGCCGCGGCTACCAGGTCAGATAA
- a CDS encoding DUF6515 family protein, protein MSSRLTGVSRLMGAVICAGLLFGAGIAQAEPAHRGGDGDRRGGWVDPRFARGVVVPRLPQGHRVVRHRDIDFYYASGHWFRPMGARFVVVAPPIGLVVPVLPNGFVSVTIGGRSLYRYDDTYYARHDRGYVVVEPPRQDDARRASGGEDRLFVYPKMNQSEKVQATDRYECHEWGSVQTGYDPTLSYGGVGPEQAESLRADYLRAMTACLEARGYTVR, encoded by the coding sequence ATGTCTTCCAGACTGACAGGTGTTTCGCGACTCATGGGTGCCGTGATCTGTGCCGGCCTGCTTTTTGGTGCCGGCATCGCGCAGGCCGAGCCTGCGCACCGGGGTGGAGACGGCGATCGTCGCGGGGGCTGGGTGGATCCCCGCTTTGCGCGCGGCGTCGTGGTGCCGAGACTGCCTCAGGGGCATCGCGTCGTTCGCCACCGCGATATCGATTTCTACTACGCGTCTGGCCATTGGTTCCGGCCGATGGGGGCACGCTTCGTCGTTGTCGCACCGCCCATCGGTCTCGTTGTGCCAGTGTTGCCGAATGGTTTCGTGAGCGTGACCATTGGCGGGCGCTCGCTTTACCGCTACGACGATACCTACTATGCGCGTCACGACCGTGGCTATGTCGTGGTCGAGCCGCCGCGGCAGGATGACGCGCGGCGTGCCTCGGGTGGGGAGGACCGGCTGTTCGTGTATCCGAAGATGAACCAGTCGGAGAAGGTGCAGGCGACAGACCGCTACGAATGCCACGAGTGGGGCAGTGTTCAGACTGGTTACGATCCGACGCTGAGCTATGGCGGTGTCGGGCCGGAACAGGCAGAAAGCCTGCGCGCCGACTACCTGCGGGCGATGACGGCCTGCCTGGAGGCGAGAGGCTATACGGTGCGCTAG
- a CDS encoding RBBP9/YdeN family alpha/beta hydrolase, with protein MSAKVLILPGYGNSGALHWQSRWEQANPAFVRVQQRDWDAPVCDDWVAAIEDAVRSAGPDVVLVAHSLGCLAVAHWAATPHSPIRGALLVAVPDPEGPDFPAQASGFGEPPARPFAFSSTVVISDDDPYGTPAYSAQLAEAWGSRAVRIGSCGHINAESGLGDWAAGFELLRQLRD; from the coding sequence GTGTCCGCAAAAGTCCTCATCCTGCCCGGTTACGGAAACTCGGGGGCGCTGCACTGGCAGTCGCGCTGGGAGCAGGCGAATCCCGCTTTTGTCCGTGTGCAGCAGCGCGACTGGGACGCGCCGGTTTGTGATGACTGGGTTGCAGCCATCGAAGACGCTGTGCGCAGCGCGGGGCCCGATGTGGTTCTGGTCGCCCACAGCCTCGGCTGCCTCGCGGTCGCGCACTGGGCCGCGACGCCGCATTCGCCGATCCGGGGCGCTTTGCTGGTTGCGGTGCCCGATCCGGAAGGCCCGGATTTTCCGGCACAGGCATCGGGCTTCGGCGAGCCGCCGGCAAGGCCGTTTGCCTTCAGCAGCACCGTGGTCATCAGCGACGATGACCCGTATGGCACGCCGGCCTATTCCGCACAGCTTGCAGAGGCATGGGGCAGCCGCGCGGTTCGCATCGGCAGTTGCGGTCACATCAACGCGGAAAGTGGCCTCGGTGACTGGGCGGCGGGCTTCGAACTGCTCCGCCAACTGCGCGACTAG
- a CDS encoding antibiotic biosynthesis monooxygenase family protein — MTIADTPSPPYYAVIFSSLRTDGDNGYGAMAERMLDLAAEQEGFLGAEGAREGLGITVSYWSSLEAIRKWKQNAEHLDAQRLGREHWYSAFKVRVARVERDYGI; from the coding sequence ATGACAATTGCAGATACACCAAGCCCGCCGTACTACGCAGTCATTTTCAGTTCCCTTCGGACCGACGGCGACAACGGCTATGGTGCGATGGCCGAGCGGATGCTCGATCTGGCGGCGGAGCAGGAAGGGTTTCTTGGCGCAGAGGGCGCGCGGGAAGGGCTCGGAATCACCGTCTCGTACTGGAGTAGCCTCGAAGCCATCCGCAAATGGAAGCAGAACGCCGAGCATCTCGACGCGCAGCGCCTCGGACGCGAGCACTGGTATTCGGCGTTCAAGGTTCGCGTGGCCAGGGTCGAGCGGGACTACGGCATCTGA
- a CDS encoding VOC family protein, whose protein sequence is MMNNPVGWFEIYVEDMGRAKAFYEAMLEVALSKLESPVEDEIEMWAFPMAFEQFGASGALVRMPGFSSGANSVLIYFSCADCAVEAARAEKAGGKIFKPKMSIGEYGHIALVTDTEGNMIGLHSMPRA, encoded by the coding sequence ATGATGAACAACCCGGTTGGCTGGTTCGAGATCTACGTGGAAGACATGGGGCGCGCCAAGGCCTTTTACGAGGCGATGCTTGAAGTGGCGCTGTCGAAGCTGGAGAGTCCCGTCGAAGACGAGATCGAGATGTGGGCGTTTCCGATGGCGTTCGAGCAGTTCGGCGCATCCGGCGCGCTGGTGCGGATGCCGGGCTTCTCGTCCGGCGCCAATAGCGTGCTGATCTATTTCAGCTGTGCGGACTGTGCGGTGGAAGCGGCGCGCGCAGAGAAGGCGGGCGGGAAGATCTTCAAGCCCAAGATGTCCATCGGCGAGTATGGGCATATCGCGCTCGTGACCGACACCGAGGGCAACATGATCGGCCTGCATTCGATGCCGCGCGCCTGA
- a CDS encoding sodium:solute symporter family transporter: protein MNVLHTTDYVIVAVYLLVVVAVCVRVTRKNPDADELFLAGRTLGAGVIGLSLFASNISSTTLIGLPGAAWSTGISVANYEWMAALVLVFTAVFVAPVLIGRRITTVPELLEQRFDARLRRYLSATSLILSVLLDTAGSLYAGALVVMLFVPGLALGPTCAALAVFAGLYTAAGGLRAVAYTDVLQSLVLLIGSVILFALVFAEFDYSWAEVTARVPAEKLSLIRPLDDPALPWLGTLLGLPILGFYYWTMNQYVCQRLLGARDIGVAGRGALIAAALKLLPLFLMVLPGVMAVALFADLERPDTVFPRLIAEFAPPGLAGLMLAGLLAAIMSSVDSALNSASTLVICDFVQPRRPRLDTKALARLGRYTTLGLMIIAALWAPAIDNFPGLFAYLQQAFAYVTPPLVAVFAAGMLSTRLSANAALAGLLSGHGVSAVWFLATQLGWLDVHFTIVAFVLLVVTLVACALWQLILGGTVTAGQLASVDASRVEPAPRIVRRGAVALTAMTVLLVIAFW from the coding sequence ATGAACGTCCTTCATACGACTGACTACGTGATCGTGGCGGTCTACCTCCTGGTAGTCGTCGCGGTTTGCGTGCGCGTCACGCGCAAGAACCCTGACGCGGACGAACTGTTCCTTGCAGGGCGCACGCTGGGCGCAGGCGTCATCGGCCTTTCCCTGTTCGCATCGAATATCTCGTCAACAACACTCATCGGCCTGCCGGGTGCCGCATGGTCGACCGGCATCTCCGTGGCCAATTACGAATGGATGGCGGCGCTGGTCCTCGTGTTTACGGCGGTCTTCGTCGCGCCGGTGCTTATCGGCCGCCGCATCACAACGGTGCCCGAGCTTCTCGAACAGCGCTTCGACGCGCGCTTGCGCCGCTATCTTTCCGCCACCAGCCTGATCCTGAGTGTGCTGCTCGATACCGCGGGCAGCCTCTACGCCGGGGCGCTGGTGGTGATGCTGTTCGTGCCCGGCCTGGCGCTCGGCCCCACCTGCGCCGCCCTCGCTGTATTTGCCGGTCTCTATACTGCCGCCGGTGGTCTGCGTGCGGTGGCATATACGGACGTCCTGCAGTCGCTGGTGCTGCTGATCGGCTCGGTGATCCTGTTCGCGCTGGTTTTCGCCGAGTTCGACTATTCCTGGGCCGAGGTCACCGCGCGCGTTCCCGCAGAAAAGCTCTCCCTGATCCGCCCCCTGGACGACCCCGCCCTGCCCTGGCTTGGAACACTGCTGGGCCTGCCGATCCTGGGCTTCTACTACTGGACCATGAACCAGTACGTTTGCCAGCGCCTGCTGGGTGCGCGCGACATTGGCGTCGCCGGTCGCGGCGCACTGATCGCGGCCGCACTCAAGCTGCTGCCACTGTTTCTCATGGTGTTGCCCGGCGTCATGGCCGTGGCGCTGTTTGCGGACCTTGAGCGCCCGGACACCGTATTCCCGCGCCTGATCGCCGAGTTTGCGCCACCGGGGCTGGCTGGACTGATGCTCGCGGGGCTGCTGGCGGCAATCATGTCGAGTGTCGATTCGGCACTCAACTCGGCTTCGACCCTGGTGATCTGCGACTTCGTGCAACCGCGCCGCCCCAGACTCGACACCAAGGCGCTCGCGCGTCTGGGCCGCTACACGACCCTGGGCCTGATGATCATCGCCGCGCTGTGGGCGCCGGCCATCGATAACTTCCCCGGCCTGTTCGCCTATCTTCAGCAGGCCTTTGCCTACGTCACCCCGCCGCTCGTCGCCGTCTTTGCCGCTGGCATGCTGTCCACGCGACTTTCGGCCAATGCCGCACTGGCCGGCCTGCTCAGCGGACACGGCGTGAGTGCGGTGTGGTTCCTTGCCACCCAGCTGGGCTGGCTGGATGTGCATTTCACCATCGTCGCCTTTGTTCTGCTCGTCGTCACCCTTGTGGCATGCGCCCTGTGGCAGCTCATCCTGGGCGGCACGGTTACAGCCGGGCAGCTTGCATCGGTAGACGCCTCGCGCGTGGAACCAGCGCCGCGCATCGTGCGGCGGGGCGCCGTTGCGCTGACCGCAATGACCGTGCTTCTGGTCATTGCGTTCTGGTGA
- a CDS encoding EthD family reductase, whose protein sequence is MIKVSVMYPNTPGARFDHSYYRDKHLPLVKSLMGEACRFYTIDRGLAGGAPDEPATYIGMCHLYCDSVESFQAGFGPHAEQIMADIPNYTDLTPVLQISEVVVGQP, encoded by the coding sequence ATGATCAAGGTAAGCGTGATGTACCCGAACACGCCCGGCGCCCGTTTCGACCACAGCTACTATCGCGACAAACACCTGCCGCTGGTGAAGTCCCTCATGGGCGAGGCGTGCAGGTTCTACACCATCGACAGGGGACTGGCAGGAGGTGCGCCGGACGAACCCGCGACCTACATCGGGATGTGCCACCTCTACTGCGACTCGGTCGAATCCTTTCAGGCCGGCTTTGGTCCTCATGCCGAACAGATCATGGCCGACATCCCGAACTACACCGACCTGACACCCGTCCTCCAGATCAGCGAGGTCGTGGTCGGCCAGCCCTGA
- a CDS encoding DUF523 domain-containing protein — protein MASNREAGARFSFRHGLEIMQSILVSACLLGEAVRYNGGDNRCDHALLQRWLDEGRVVPVCPEVAGGLPTPRPPAEITRSGGGRAVLDGEARVLAVDGRDVTEQFLRGAERALAHAQAMGIRVAVLKEGSPSCGTGAIYDGSFSGTKVTGVGVTAACLAQAGVRVFSEHQLADAARLLEQLERAPGEKAEP, from the coding sequence GTGGCGTCCAATCGTGAGGCCGGTGCCCGTTTCAGCTTCCGGCATGGGCTGGAGATCATGCAATCCATTCTCGTGAGTGCCTGTCTGCTTGGCGAAGCGGTCCGCTACAACGGCGGAGACAACCGTTGCGACCATGCACTGCTGCAACGCTGGCTGGATGAAGGGCGTGTCGTGCCGGTATGTCCCGAGGTAGCCGGCGGTTTGCCGACGCCGCGCCCGCCCGCCGAGATTACGCGCAGCGGAGGCGGGCGGGCCGTGCTCGACGGTGAGGCGCGCGTTCTTGCGGTCGATGGACGCGACGTGACTGAGCAGTTTCTGCGCGGCGCGGAGCGGGCGCTTGCTCACGCCCAGGCAATGGGAATACGCGTGGCCGTGCTGAAGGAGGGGAGTCCCTCCTGCGGCACCGGCGCCATCTACGATGGCAGCTTCTCTGGCACAAAGGTGACGGGTGTCGGCGTGACCGCCGCGTGCCTGGCGCAGGCCGGCGTGCGGGTCTTCAGCGAACACCAGCTTGCGGACGCAGCACGGCTGCTCGAGCAGCTTGAGCGTGCGCCCGGTGAGAAGGCCGAACCCTGA
- the sugE gene encoding quaternary ammonium compound efflux SMR transporter SugE: MTWSILILAGLFEIGWAIGLKYTEGFTRFWPTVGTLVAIGLSLGMLGIAMKTLPIGTAYAVWVGVGAVGTAIFGIVLFGESASAGRLISLGLIIAGVIGLKLATPA, encoded by the coding sequence ATGACGTGGTCGATTCTGATTCTGGCGGGATTGTTCGAAATTGGCTGGGCGATTGGCCTCAAGTATACCGAGGGCTTCACCCGCTTCTGGCCGACCGTGGGTACGCTGGTCGCGATCGGGCTGAGCCTGGGGATGCTTGGGATTGCGATGAAAACGCTGCCGATTGGCACCGCCTACGCGGTATGGGTGGGCGTGGGTGCGGTGGGTACGGCGATTTTCGGCATCGTGCTTTTCGGTGAGTCGGCAAGCGCCGGAAGGCTGATCAGCCTGGGGCTGATCATTGCCGGGGTCATCGGCTTGAAGCTGGCGACGCCGGCCTGA